The following proteins are encoded in a genomic region of Thiomonas sp. X19:
- the ilvD gene encoding dihydroxy-acid dehydratase, with the protein MTDKLRSSTITEGVARAPNRSMFYAMGYTKADFAHPMIGIANAHSTITPCNSGLQKLADAAVEGVRAAGGNPQMFGTPTIADGMSMGTEGMKYSLVSREVIADCVETCVQGQWMDGVLTIGGCDKNMPGAMIGMLRCNVPGIFVYGGTILPGHYKGKDLNIVSVFEAVGEFSAGRMSQVDFDAIEQCSVPTSGSCGGMYTANTMSSAIEAMGMSLPYSSTMANVHDEKVQSARDSAQVLLAAVRAGLKPRDIVTRKALENAVAVVMATGGSTNAVLHLLAIAHAGEVPFTIDDFEVIRKRTPVLCDMKPSGRYVATDLHRAGGIPQVMKTLLAAGLLHGDCITINGKTVAENLADVPEVPRADQDVIRPMTAPLYAHGHLAILKGNLAPEGCVAKITGLKNPSMTGPARVFDDEQSALQAILAKQIKAGDILVLRYLGPKGGPGMPEMLAPTSALVGAGMGESVGLITDGRFSGGTWGMVVGHVAPEAQVGGLIALIHEGDSITIDAPSLSLQLNVSEAEITRRRAAWQPPKARYTRGVLAKFAKLAGTASRGSVLDADLG; encoded by the coding sequence ATGACCGACAAACTCCGTTCTTCCACGATCACCGAGGGCGTTGCCCGCGCGCCCAACCGCTCCATGTTCTACGCCATGGGCTACACGAAGGCCGATTTCGCGCATCCGATGATCGGCATCGCCAACGCCCATTCCACCATCACGCCCTGCAACTCCGGGCTGCAGAAACTGGCGGATGCTGCCGTTGAAGGCGTGCGCGCCGCCGGCGGCAATCCGCAGATGTTCGGCACGCCGACCATCGCCGACGGCATGTCGATGGGCACCGAGGGCATGAAGTACTCGCTGGTGTCGCGCGAGGTCATCGCCGATTGCGTCGAAACCTGCGTGCAGGGACAGTGGATGGATGGCGTGCTGACCATCGGCGGCTGCGACAAGAACATGCCGGGCGCGATGATCGGCATGCTCCGCTGCAATGTGCCGGGCATCTTCGTCTATGGCGGCACCATCCTGCCCGGTCACTACAAGGGCAAAGACCTGAACATCGTCTCGGTGTTCGAGGCGGTGGGCGAGTTCTCCGCCGGACGCATGAGCCAGGTGGACTTCGACGCCATCGAGCAATGCTCGGTGCCCACCAGCGGTTCCTGCGGCGGCATGTACACCGCCAACACCATGTCCAGCGCCATCGAGGCGATGGGCATGTCGCTGCCCTATTCCTCCACCATGGCCAATGTGCACGACGAGAAGGTGCAATCGGCGCGCGACTCGGCACAGGTGCTGCTGGCTGCCGTGCGCGCCGGCCTGAAACCGCGCGACATCGTCACCCGCAAGGCGCTGGAAAACGCCGTGGCGGTGGTCATGGCCACCGGCGGCTCGACCAACGCCGTGCTGCACCTGCTGGCCATCGCGCACGCTGGCGAAGTGCCGTTCACCATCGACGACTTCGAAGTCATTCGCAAGCGCACCCCGGTGCTGTGCGACATGAAGCCTTCCGGCAGATATGTGGCGACCGATCTGCATCGCGCCGGCGGCATTCCGCAGGTGATGAAAACCCTGCTCGCAGCCGGCCTGCTGCATGGCGACTGCATCACCATCAATGGCAAGACCGTGGCCGAGAACCTGGCCGACGTGCCCGAGGTGCCGCGCGCCGACCAGGACGTGATCCGGCCGATGACCGCGCCGCTGTACGCGCACGGACACCTCGCCATTCTGAAGGGCAATCTCGCCCCGGAAGGCTGCGTGGCCAAGATCACCGGCCTGAAGAACCCCAGCATGACCGGCCCGGCGCGCGTGTTCGACGACGAGCAAAGCGCGCTGCAAGCCATTCTGGCCAAGCAGATCAAGGCCGGCGACATCCTCGTGCTGCGCTACCTCGGCCCCAAGGGCGGCCCCGGCATGCCCGAAATGCTGGCCCCCACCTCGGCCCTCGTCGGCGCCGGCATGGGCGAGAGCGTCGGCCTCATCACCGATGGCCGCTTTTCCGGTGGCACCTGGGGCATGGTGGTCGGCCATGTGGCGCCCGAGGCCCAGGTCGGCGGCCTCATCGCCCTGATCCACGAGGGCGACAGCATCACCATCGACGCCCCCAGTTTGAGCCTGCAGCTCAACGTCAGCGAAGCCGAAATCACCCGCCGCCGCGCCGCGTGGCAGCCCCCCAAGGCACGCTACACCCGCGGCGTTCTGGCCAAGTTTGCCAAGCTTGCGGGAACGGCATCGCGCGGCTCGGTGCTGGACGCCGATCTGGGCTGA
- a CDS encoding non-ribosomal peptide synthetase yields MSDFPLTPQQLDIYTDQSIHEGRPLYNIGCYLDIDGPLDHPALQEAIQFAFDRHDVLRVAFARHDATGVITQRAHGRFDYTLPLIDLSGQADAIAQAMRLLRERFLEPFDLRVSPLCSFALIRTAETRHFFLARCHHLVVDGHGLHLLLRTIRETYNGLLTRHDPPAASPSYFEYVEKQQAYLDSERFKADRRYWQQRFPQLPPALFPPKSAAGTEMQQATQHQVIWTIRRAHYNAMKRLALDMGLSQAHFLLALLGLACFRLLDQPSICIGVPVHNRIGAQDKSTLGMFASMLPLGVDCDLDQPFATLMATIAADLRSDYRHQNFPVSEIHRDLNLASSGRARIYDISLSIEPFDENGVLHGASYTTIPLHNGLAKTPLMIYVRDYHQDADVHVELNFNPDALDRSDAEHIRDRLALLFTQALQRPDLPLEAFSLFMTGEHDRILDDFGRGPVLLPNPALIHERFAAHAIRQPEALAVVYEDQRLTFGELARRVTALAQALRTLGVGPGVLVGLHVSRGPDMIAGLLGILAAGGAFVPLDPAQPAGRLSAILDDARPPVVLSDFAPSITHLVAKGTRIMGFDALGATDAPYPDAAPSTPAPGPHDLAYLLYTSGSTGTPKGVLIEHRSMSNLLQALEHAVYRHHPDVKRVGVNASLGFDASIKQIIQIAAGRTLVLLPQSVRFDPAQLSGYLTQHRVDVLDITPQQMKAVIASGELRPPPGWPWVTLVGGEAIDTALWAKLCGQREHAFYNVYGPTECTVDATAARIDSASPQPHIGRPLLNVQVRILDPKGRIAPIGAVGELHIGGLGVARGYLHQARLTTERFIPDPLSERAGERLYKTGDLARWLDDGRIAFIGRNDHQVKIRGFRIDLGEIENQLALHPDIRQALVTTAGDAQSDKRLVAYFTVHEGSQVPDTAACHEHLSKALPDYMVPSQYIHLDAFALTANGKLDRQALPAPDLATLAPGEIVAPNTPIEQALWAIWSEVLGLKAFGTRESFFDLGGHSLQITQVASRIRERLGLELALTTLFEHVRIADLAQHLEALQNRSAPASTSLVEIPLIPRNGLLPMSYSQRRMWLIQQFDPASAAYNIPVTLLLRGPLDTQCFRRALDLLVQRHEMLRASLLMGEREPMTRIETDLRVTLEHVDLAHLPADQRQPAARRWLSEGLDRPFNLASAPLHRIALLRLDTNQHVLSWVFHHAIADTWALAIVMRELFAAYAASTQGKQPDLPPLRVQYVDYAAWQRSAPAVASRHTQTAYWLQQLRDLQPLSLPADRTPPKVPSFRGHKVFTELTPNIRAQVKQRGAAWGVTPFMLYLAAFDLLLCRISGATDIAVGSLIANRHHLATESLVGTLVNTLVMRTDVSGDPSFQSLVERVRATALGAYAHQDMPYDELVESLASDRAGHPIGLVRVLFNLRNAPLGRLAAVDFDYEDFDFDRIAAQFDLSIHVDTEFTHRIHLEYSTDLYTRATAERLLDSYMHVLDQALARPDLPLSAFSLAAPRQIDLLRGAWNATQVPLPPQLLVHRHVQSGLPAAPQREAVFTADTRPSHFAELHAQALGLARLLRQRGIGRGHRVGLSLPRGAHMLPALLGVLHAGACYVPLDPAYPPQRLRDMAADAELALILSHRPLQTLFAGCDVPLLALDAPGFWASLDGLPLPPDAPSDARPDDPAYMIYTSGSTGRPKGVLVPHRAVVNFLASMAQAPGLGPSDKLLAVTTLSFDIAVLELLLPLAVGAQVVIADADTARDPYALRALLERSGCNVMQATPSTWRLLLDAGWNAPPAFRALVGGEALPLDLAERLLGCCGEVWNLYGPTETTVWSTAWKVENPRAGICIGRPIANTQVWVLDAHGHCCPIGVPGEIHIGGAGVTLGYWRRPELTAERFIADAFAKSPEGRLYKTGDLGRWRHDGQLEHLGRLDHQVKLRGFRIELGEIEAALLALPQVADAVVSTHAPSAQDVRLVAYVVPAAGQALQVSALREALRERLPDYMLPQHIVALPALPRLPNGKINRGALPPPSTESSQARHRPRAQAAPNSPAENAIAAVWTELLGTEQIAVTDNFFDLGGHSLLAMRAITTLEQRHGVRIQPRRMVLETLGQLANGMELKR; encoded by the coding sequence ATGTCCGACTTCCCGCTGACCCCTCAACAGCTCGACATCTACACCGACCAGAGCATCCACGAGGGCCGTCCGCTCTACAACATCGGCTGTTACCTGGACATCGACGGTCCTCTGGACCACCCTGCCCTGCAAGAGGCCATCCAGTTCGCCTTCGATCGCCACGACGTCCTGCGCGTGGCATTCGCACGCCATGATGCGACGGGGGTGATCACGCAGCGCGCCCATGGGCGATTCGACTACACCTTGCCGCTGATCGATCTGTCAGGCCAAGCCGACGCCATTGCGCAGGCCATGCGCTTGTTGCGAGAACGTTTCCTCGAACCCTTCGACCTGCGCGTCTCCCCGTTATGCAGTTTTGCCCTGATTCGCACCGCGGAAACCCGGCATTTTTTCCTGGCGCGCTGCCACCATCTGGTTGTCGACGGCCACGGTTTGCACTTGCTGTTGCGCACCATCCGGGAAACCTACAACGGCTTACTCACCCGCCACGATCCGCCAGCCGCCTCGCCCTCGTACTTCGAGTACGTGGAAAAGCAGCAGGCCTACTTGGATTCGGAACGCTTCAAGGCCGACCGGCGCTACTGGCAGCAGCGCTTTCCGCAACTTCCGCCAGCTTTGTTTCCGCCAAAATCTGCCGCCGGCACCGAGATGCAACAGGCAACCCAGCATCAGGTGATCTGGACCATTCGGCGTGCGCACTACAACGCCATGAAGCGTCTGGCTCTGGACATGGGCCTGTCCCAGGCGCATTTCCTGCTTGCCCTGCTCGGGCTGGCATGCTTCAGATTGCTGGATCAGCCCTCGATCTGCATCGGGGTGCCGGTGCACAACCGCATTGGCGCGCAAGACAAATCCACGCTTGGCATGTTCGCCTCGATGCTGCCACTGGGGGTCGACTGCGATCTCGATCAACCCTTTGCCACGCTGATGGCCACCATTGCAGCCGATCTGCGTAGCGACTACCGGCATCAGAACTTCCCCGTCTCGGAAATCCATCGCGACCTCAACCTGGCCTCCAGCGGCCGGGCGCGGATCTACGACATCTCGTTGTCAATCGAGCCCTTCGATGAAAACGGCGTGCTGCACGGCGCCAGCTACACCACCATACCCCTGCATAACGGACTGGCGAAGACCCCGTTGATGATCTACGTGCGGGACTATCACCAAGACGCCGATGTCCACGTCGAACTGAACTTCAACCCCGACGCCCTGGATCGCTCGGATGCCGAGCACATCCGCGACCGGCTGGCCTTGCTCTTCACGCAAGCCCTGCAGCGCCCGGATCTGCCACTGGAGGCGTTCAGCCTCTTCATGACTGGCGAACACGATCGCATCCTTGATGACTTTGGACGCGGCCCCGTCCTTCTGCCCAACCCCGCGTTGATCCACGAACGCTTCGCCGCCCACGCCATCCGCCAGCCCGAAGCCCTGGCCGTGGTGTACGAAGATCAGCGGCTGACCTTCGGCGAGCTTGCGCGCCGGGTGACCGCCTTGGCACAGGCGCTGCGCACGCTGGGAGTCGGACCTGGTGTGCTGGTCGGCCTGCATGTGAGCCGTGGCCCGGACATGATCGCCGGTCTGCTCGGCATCCTCGCCGCCGGGGGCGCCTTCGTCCCCCTGGACCCGGCGCAACCCGCCGGGCGCCTTTCCGCCATCCTGGACGACGCCCGGCCTCCCGTCGTGCTGTCCGACTTCGCTCCCTCGATCACCCATCTGGTGGCGAAGGGCACGCGAATCATGGGCTTCGACGCGCTCGGTGCCACCGATGCGCCGTATCCCGATGCTGCCCCATCAACCCCAGCGCCGGGTCCGCATGACCTGGCCTATCTGCTATACACGTCCGGGTCGACTGGAACACCCAAAGGCGTCCTGATCGAGCATCGCAGCATGAGCAACCTCCTGCAGGCACTGGAACATGCGGTGTACCGCCACCATCCGGATGTCAAACGCGTCGGCGTCAATGCCTCGCTGGGCTTTGACGCCTCGATCAAGCAGATCATCCAGATTGCCGCTGGACGCACACTGGTGCTGCTGCCGCAGAGCGTGCGCTTTGATCCTGCGCAGCTGTCGGGCTATCTGACCCAGCACAGGGTTGACGTGTTGGACATCACGCCGCAGCAGATGAAGGCGGTCATCGCATCCGGGGAACTGCGCCCCCCGCCGGGCTGGCCATGGGTCACGCTGGTGGGGGGCGAGGCCATCGACACCGCGCTCTGGGCGAAGCTGTGCGGGCAGCGCGAACACGCGTTCTACAACGTCTACGGCCCCACGGAATGCACGGTCGACGCCACGGCGGCGCGCATCGACTCCGCCTCGCCCCAGCCCCATATCGGCCGCCCGCTGCTCAATGTCCAGGTGCGCATCCTCGACCCGAAAGGCCGCATCGCGCCCATCGGCGCCGTGGGCGAATTGCACATCGGCGGGCTGGGGGTGGCGCGCGGCTATCTCCATCAGGCCCGACTGACCACCGAGCGCTTCATCCCCGACCCCCTCAGTGAGCGTGCTGGCGAACGGTTGTACAAAACCGGCGATCTCGCCCGCTGGCTTGACGACGGACGGATCGCGTTCATCGGCCGCAACGACCACCAAGTGAAAATCCGCGGCTTCCGCATTGATCTGGGCGAAATCGAAAACCAACTCGCCTTGCATCCCGACATCCGGCAAGCGCTGGTGACGACTGCGGGGGATGCGCAGTCCGACAAGCGTCTGGTCGCCTATTTCACCGTGCATGAGGGCTCGCAGGTTCCCGACACTGCGGCTTGCCACGAGCATCTGAGCAAGGCCCTGCCAGACTACATGGTGCCCTCGCAATACATCCACCTCGATGCATTCGCGCTCACGGCCAACGGCAAGCTCGATCGCCAGGCCCTGCCCGCGCCCGACCTTGCCACCCTTGCGCCTGGTGAGATCGTCGCGCCAAACACGCCCATCGAGCAGGCGCTGTGGGCCATCTGGAGCGAGGTTCTCGGCTTGAAAGCGTTCGGGACTCGCGAAAGCTTTTTCGACCTGGGCGGCCACTCCCTGCAGATCACGCAGGTGGCTTCGCGCATCCGCGAGCGCCTCGGCCTGGAATTGGCGCTGACCACGCTCTTCGAGCATGTTCGCATCGCCGATCTGGCGCAGCATTTGGAGGCCCTGCAAAACCGGAGCGCACCGGCGAGCACAAGCCTGGTTGAAATTCCGCTGATTCCGCGCAACGGACTGTTGCCGATGTCGTATTCGCAGCGACGCATGTGGCTGATCCAGCAATTCGATCCCGCCTCGGCCGCCTACAACATTCCCGTGACCCTGCTGCTGCGAGGCCCGCTCGACACCCAATGCTTTCGGCGCGCGCTCGACTTGCTGGTGCAGCGGCATGAAATGCTGCGCGCCAGTCTGCTGATGGGAGAGCGCGAACCCATGACGCGCATCGAAACCGATTTGCGCGTGACTTTAGAGCATGTCGATCTGGCCCATTTGCCAGCCGATCAGCGCCAGCCCGCAGCGCGGCGCTGGCTGAGTGAAGGCCTGGACCGGCCCTTCAACCTAGCCAGCGCTCCGCTGCATCGCATCGCACTGCTGCGGCTGGATACGAACCAGCATGTGCTGTCGTGGGTGTTCCATCACGCCATTGCCGACACCTGGGCACTCGCCATCGTGATGCGTGAATTGTTCGCGGCCTACGCGGCGTCGACCCAGGGGAAACAGCCCGACTTGCCGCCACTCAGGGTTCAATATGTGGACTACGCCGCTTGGCAGCGCAGCGCGCCGGCGGTCGCAAGCCGACACACGCAGACGGCGTATTGGCTGCAGCAACTGCGGGATCTTCAGCCGCTGAGCCTTCCGGCCGACCGCACCCCGCCGAAGGTTCCATCCTTTCGCGGCCACAAGGTCTTCACCGAGTTGACACCCAACATCAGGGCGCAGGTGAAGCAGCGTGGCGCCGCCTGGGGCGTCACACCGTTCATGCTTTACCTGGCGGCGTTCGATCTCCTGCTGTGTCGCATCTCCGGTGCGACCGACATCGCCGTCGGCAGCCTGATCGCCAATCGGCACCATCTAGCCACCGAATCCTTGGTCGGCACGCTGGTCAACACCTTGGTGATGCGCACCGATGTGTCCGGCGACCCCAGTTTTCAAAGCCTTGTCGAGCGCGTGCGCGCCACCGCCCTGGGTGCCTATGCACACCAGGACATGCCCTATGACGAGTTGGTGGAGAGCTTGGCCAGCGATCGTGCCGGCCACCCCATCGGGCTGGTGCGGGTTTTGTTCAATCTGCGCAATGCGCCGCTGGGGCGACTCGCCGCGGTGGACTTCGACTACGAGGACTTCGATTTCGATCGCATCGCCGCGCAGTTCGACCTCTCCATCCACGTCGACACCGAATTCACCCATCGCATCCACCTCGAATATTCAACCGACCTCTACACCCGCGCCACCGCCGAGCGCCTGCTCGACAGCTATATGCACGTCCTCGATCAGGCGCTGGCCAGGCCCGACCTTCCGCTCTCCGCGTTCTCGCTGGCGGCGCCACGGCAAATCGATCTGCTGCGCGGCGCCTGGAACGCCACGCAAGTGCCGCTGCCGCCCCAGCTGCTGGTGCATCGGCATGTGCAAAGCGGCCTGCCTGCAGCACCGCAACGCGAGGCCGTGTTCACCGCCGACACCCGACCCAGCCACTTTGCCGAACTGCACGCCCAAGCTCTTGGCCTTGCGCGCCTGCTGCGCCAGCGCGGCATTGGCCGTGGCCACCGCGTGGGCTTGAGCCTGCCGCGCGGCGCCCACATGTTGCCAGCGCTGCTCGGGGTGCTGCACGCCGGCGCCTGCTATGTGCCCCTCGATCCCGCCTACCCGCCGCAGCGCCTGCGCGACATGGCGGCGGATGCCGAGTTGGCCCTCATCCTGAGCCACCGCCCTCTGCAAACCTTGTTCGCCGGCTGTGACGTGCCCCTGCTGGCGCTGGATGCGCCGGGTTTCTGGGCCAGTCTGGACGGCTTGCCGCTGCCACCCGATGCGCCAAGCGACGCCCGCCCCGATGATCCGGCCTACATGATCTACACCTCCGGCTCCACCGGGCGGCCGAAGGGGGTGCTGGTGCCGCATCGCGCGGTGGTCAATTTCCTCGCCAGCATGGCTCAGGCGCCGGGGCTGGGTCCAAGCGACAAGCTGCTGGCGGTCACCACCTTATCCTTCGACATCGCGGTGCTGGAACTGCTCCTGCCCTTGGCCGTTGGCGCGCAGGTGGTGATTGCCGATGCCGACACGGCGCGCGACCCTTACGCCCTGCGCGCGCTGCTGGAACGCAGCGGCTGCAACGTGATGCAGGCCACGCCCTCCACCTGGCGACTGCTGCTGGATGCGGGCTGGAACGCGCCCCCGGCCTTTCGCGCCCTGGTGGGTGGCGAGGCCTTGCCGCTGGATCTGGCTGAACGCTTGCTTGGCTGCTGTGGCGAAGTCTGGAATCTGTACGGCCCCACCGAAACCACGGTGTGGTCGACAGCCTGGAAGGTGGAGAACCCGCGCGCTGGCATTTGCATCGGCCGCCCCATTGCCAACACCCAGGTTTGGGTGCTCGATGCGCACGGCCATTGCTGCCCGATCGGCGTTCCGGGTGAAATCCACATTGGCGGGGCCGGGGTGACACTGGGTTACTGGCGTCGCCCGGAACTCACCGCCGAGCGCTTTATCGCCGACGCGTTCGCTAAGAGCCCAGAGGGCCGCCTCTACAAAACCGGCGATCTCGGGCGCTGGCGCCACGATGGTCAGCTGGAACACCTGGGCCGGCTGGATCATCAAGTGAAGCTGCGCGGCTTTCGCATCGAGCTGGGGGAAATCGAGGCGGCCTTGCTGGCGCTGCCGCAGGTGGCCGATGCGGTGGTCTCCACACACGCCCCAAGCGCGCAAGACGTGCGGCTGGTGGCCTATGTGGTACCCGCCGCGGGCCAAGCGCTGCAGGTTTCCGCGCTGCGCGAAGCCTTGCGCGAGCGCCTGCCCGACTACATGCTGCCGCAGCATATCGTCGCGCTGCCCGCCCTGCCCCGTCTGCCCAACGGCAAAATCAACCGTGGAGCATTGCCACCACCCTCGACTGAGAGTTCCCAGGCTCGCCATCGTCCTCGCGCTCAAGCCGCCCCGAACAGCCCGGCTGAAAACGCCATTGCAGCGGTCTGGACCGAACTGTTGGGCACTGAGCAGATCGCCGTCACCGACAATTTTTTCGACCTCGGCGGTCATTCCCTGCTGGCCATGCGCGCGATCACCACGCTGGAACAGCGCCATGGGGTGCGCATTCAGCCGCGCCGCATGGTGTTGGAAACCCTCGGCCAGCTCGCCAACGGCATGGAGCTGAAGCGTTAA
- the clpA gene encoding ATP-dependent Clp protease ATP-binding subunit ClpA yields the protein MIAQELEVSLHMAFVEARQQRHEFITVEHLLLALLDNPSAAEVLRACSANLDDLRKSLAAFVKENTPVVPGSDDVDTQPTLGFQRVIQRAIMHVQSSSNGKKEVTGANVLVAIFSEKDSHAVYYLHQQGVTRLDVVNFLSHGIRKTDPVEPAKPASGGGVDDEEKDAKETPLDQFTQNLNQLAREGRIDPLIGREAEVERVIQVLCRRRKNNPLLVGEAGVGKTAIAEGLAWRIVQGQVPAVLEQGVVFSLDMGALLAGTKYRGDFEQRIKAVIKQIKEMPHSILFIDEIHTLIGAGAASGGTLDASNLLKPALTSGQLRCIGATTFNEYRGIFEKDAALSRRFQKIDVVEPSIEQTVEILKGLKSRFEEHHGVKYGAGALAAAAELSAKYINDRHLPDKAIDVIDEAGAAQRILPKSKQKKTIGKTEIEDIVSKIARVPVHSVTTDDRSKLRNLERDLKNVVFGQDESINALAAAIKMARSGLGRPEKPIGAFLFSGPTGVGKTEVAKQLAFVLGIELVRFDMSEYMERHTVSRLIGAPPGYVGFDQGGLLTEAISKRPHAVLLLDEIEKAHPDVYNVLLQVMDNGTLTDNNGRKADFRNVILIMTTNAGAEAMQKSTMGFTSKRERGDEMVDIKRMFSPEFRNRLDAIINFRALDETIILRVVDKFLLQLESQLTEKRVEATFTDALRKHLAADGFDPLMGARPMQRLIQDTIRRALADELLFGRLVDGGRVTVDIDEHGKVTLDISEPDPKPRKREAEDAQA from the coding sequence ATGATTGCCCAGGAACTGGAAGTCAGTTTGCATATGGCCTTTGTCGAGGCGCGTCAGCAGCGGCACGAGTTCATCACCGTGGAGCACCTGTTGTTGGCGCTTTTGGACAACCCGTCGGCCGCCGAAGTGCTGCGCGCCTGCTCGGCCAATCTCGATGATCTGCGCAAGAGCCTGGCAGCCTTCGTCAAAGAAAATACCCCCGTGGTGCCGGGTTCGGACGATGTGGACACCCAGCCCACGCTGGGATTCCAGCGCGTGATCCAGCGCGCCATCATGCATGTGCAGTCGTCCAGCAACGGCAAGAAGGAAGTCACCGGTGCGAATGTGCTGGTTGCCATCTTCAGCGAGAAGGATTCGCACGCGGTGTATTACCTCCACCAGCAGGGCGTGACCCGGCTGGACGTGGTGAACTTTCTCTCGCACGGTATTCGCAAGACCGACCCGGTGGAGCCCGCCAAGCCTGCCAGCGGTGGCGGTGTGGACGACGAGGAGAAGGATGCCAAGGAAACGCCGCTCGACCAGTTCACCCAGAACCTCAACCAGTTGGCCCGCGAGGGCCGAATCGACCCACTGATCGGCCGCGAGGCCGAGGTCGAACGCGTCATCCAGGTGCTGTGCCGCCGGCGCAAGAACAACCCCTTGCTGGTGGGTGAGGCCGGTGTGGGCAAAACCGCCATTGCCGAGGGTTTGGCATGGCGCATCGTGCAGGGTCAGGTTCCGGCCGTGCTGGAGCAGGGCGTGGTTTTTTCCCTGGACATGGGCGCCTTGCTCGCAGGCACCAAGTACCGGGGCGACTTCGAGCAGCGCATCAAGGCGGTGATCAAGCAGATCAAGGAGATGCCGCACTCCATTCTGTTCATCGACGAGATCCACACCCTCATCGGCGCGGGCGCGGCCTCGGGCGGAACGCTGGACGCGTCCAACCTGCTCAAGCCGGCGCTGACCTCCGGCCAGTTGCGTTGCATCGGTGCGACGACGTTCAATGAATATCGGGGTATTTTCGAGAAAGATGCTGCTCTTTCGCGTCGCTTCCAGAAAATCGACGTGGTCGAGCCCAGCATTGAGCAGACCGTGGAAATTCTCAAGGGGCTGAAGTCGCGCTTCGAGGAGCACCATGGCGTGAAGTATGGCGCGGGCGCGCTGGCGGCAGCGGCTGAGCTGTCGGCCAAGTACATCAACGACCGGCATCTGCCCGACAAGGCCATCGACGTGATCGACGAAGCCGGTGCGGCGCAACGCATCCTGCCCAAGAGCAAACAGAAAAAGACCATCGGCAAAACCGAGATCGAGGACATCGTTTCCAAAATCGCCCGCGTGCCGGTGCACAGCGTCACAACGGACGACCGCTCCAAGCTGCGCAATCTGGAACGCGATTTGAAGAACGTGGTGTTCGGTCAGGACGAATCCATCAATGCCCTGGCTGCCGCCATCAAAATGGCGCGCTCGGGCCTGGGCCGGCCGGAGAAGCCCATTGGCGCCTTCCTGTTCAGCGGTCCAACGGGCGTGGGCAAGACCGAGGTGGCGAAACAACTGGCTTTCGTGCTCGGCATCGAGTTGGTGCGCTTCGACATGTCCGAGTACATGGAGCGGCACACCGTGTCACGCCTGATTGGCGCGCCTCCGGGCTATGTCGGCTTCGACCAGGGAGGTTTGCTGACCGAGGCCATTTCCAAGAGGCCGCACGCGGTGCTGCTGCTCGACGAGATCGAGAAGGCCCATCCGGATGTCTACAACGTGTTGCTGCAGGTGATGGACAACGGCACGCTGACCGACAACAACGGGCGCAAGGCCGACTTCCGCAACGTCATTCTGATCATGACGACCAATGCGGGCGCCGAAGCCATGCAGAAGAGCACCATGGGTTTCACCTCCAAGCGCGAGCGTGGCGACGAGATGGTCGACATCAAGCGCATGTTCTCGCCCGAGTTCCGCAACCGGCTCGACGCCATCATCAACTTCCGTGCGCTCGACGAAACCATCATCCTGCGCGTGGTCGACAAGTTCCTGCTGCAACTCGAGTCGCAACTCACCGAGAAGCGCGTCGAAGCCACCTTCACCGATGCCTTGCGCAAACATCTTGCCGCTGATGGGTTTGACCCGCTGATGGGCGCGCGCCCGATGCAGCGCCTGATTCAGGACACCATTCGCCGCGCCCTGGCCGACGAGTTGCTGTTCGGCAGGCTGGTGGACGGAGGCCGGGTGACGGTGGATATCGACGAGCACGGCAAGGTCACGCTCGACATCTCCGAGCCCGACCCCAAGCCGCGCAAACGTGAAGCGGAGGATGCCCAGGCTTGA
- the clpS gene encoding ATP-dependent Clp protease adapter ClpS translates to MSKPRKISGSDPGSAAVVERQEQQLKPPPLYQVVMLNDDFTPMEFVVFVIQQFFSKDRETATQIMLKVHQHGRAVCGVFAKDVAATKVEQVMAAARQAGHPLQCVMEAI, encoded by the coding sequence ATGTCCAAACCACGCAAAATCTCCGGTTCCGACCCTGGTTCTGCGGCTGTTGTCGAGCGCCAGGAGCAGCAACTCAAGCCCCCGCCGCTGTATCAGGTGGTGATGTTGAACGACGATTTCACGCCCATGGAATTTGTGGTGTTTGTGATTCAGCAGTTTTTCAGCAAAGACCGTGAAACGGCGACGCAAATCATGCTTAAAGTACACCAGCATGGTCGGGCCGTTTGCGGGGTTTTTGCGAAAGATGTGGCCGCGACCAAGGTTGAGCAGGTGATGGCGGCGGCGCGTCAGGCAGGGCATCCCCTGCAGTGTGTGATGGAGGCCATTTAG